A window of the Synchiropus splendidus isolate RoL2022-P1 chromosome 6, RoL_Sspl_1.0, whole genome shotgun sequence genome harbors these coding sequences:
- the LOC128760535 gene encoding rootletin-like isoform X6, with the protein MSADESSDTDSHKLESVIQKVEESALSEEKKLTVRGPSPDGPPTSLPARVREIVTKNLSQSSGPMSSVMSLQEENRLLHGELAKLEDLLAHSRADRDQLAIKYSAISERLEQTLCFDMGEGDQDSAESRGLTEQNLNLRRRLDEEQATYKRKLTAYQEGQQRQALLVQKLQAKVIQYKNKCGDLEKMLQKSENTEVHKQSDQGDGTQQSESTMKNSLEDAVIRLEEEQQRSSSLSAVNAMLREQLEQAGLANEALSQDIRRLTADWTKAREELEQKESDWRKEEESFNSYFSSEHGRLLALWRQVVGFRRHVCELKSATERDLSDMRNELARTSHSAQLSCAGLCASLHSREGGAALEREREKSLRVQMEQQLRERVTEMMNLQTRTDAERSELNVRLSDSVREVERLKGRVEERDREIILLTRRLEEQSGNDESDLQLMRSHSELLLDTLRDIAQTLVSDGESSSEADQDTSAAPLMLLLRGSSPRRSSPQRRASASLPALPETALSAVRSAVANKTLQLQDVRGRLLSTQSTLQQLRKQLTEMESLKREAEQQSQSLQRERDVAQRERETLLRERDRVKQDRDSFASEKMNLEKNLQATQSTYQILQMDCEKLQSVVKTAQRERDHEKEEKEAVVHERDRARAETQRIQKQLEQSENRVSLQRGELSSMRESHQQVEEERQLLEKEKTQLSESLTRAESRNSELSLLVTKLQSEEAALRDSLAKMGGMNESLAQDKVDLNTYILQLEDERSLLRTQRREAEQEKLTIRDELVRLEQDRMELESARIALHQSLQDAELTRAGMEAELQMLRSERLKLQERVTQLCSEVTSLGSEVSFARGEGQRNEMALEEAGRGQAELARAKAALVVQLTASERENAVLSEELSAFRSERESLETSLFEVQQQLVLVESRREQLENENQNLRLRCETATAEVKRARSDTEHLLAQTEKEKQALTQTLNAAQLEIRQALDKVKSEHQEEVEKLISEKEALRQDLLSAHDSELRTMRLEMEEHLQRAQRDREELQSELRTLTHNRDQCLLQAETEKQQALSLKEAEKAALSDRVSALQAELATVTLEAERISREAALSKNQEEIRVESVSRELLELRSQLQDTNALYERELQSLRETCADLQTRADVSQKELDQCRASLSASEASRDHLRREMMDVEHRLAQTEDTAETRRRETSDLRRSVNDTSKERDALSQSNSQLREALRGAESERISLRRQCEEKEQKLTVLEENLSSSQKEVTELRSCLREVERSRLEARRELQELRRQLKVLDGEKEQKRREVAELETRMSLEEQREEERGKEMYNLKQKLKEAEAARDSLKKELSHTQKRLLESESCWRSCERELTAQLQEARGCEKKLQDEAKNLALRAQTAQDSAGHSSLQLSEAQGRLAATEAELTRAEAAKRDLEFRLSSLQSALTRTLGIGAGGRGVRGRSPGGSPSSPVNMSRHHSVSPLRSSLSPPKEFRVSTPENTLGSAGASPDRGETPVGLTQSDLEPETLRSGLRDFLQELRDAQRERDGALCQLSALQREMEELRADKESAQNRLSHLQKTVQDHQEAKRGLDERLTSTQILLHQQEEAVRRADRERRTLSDRVKDLERMLQSTEMDKKQTQDLLNKQRAAEARLETERRRLREALEAAETRATRVELGRRSLEGELQRLRLSVGDREAESQASHDRQDSLLKQAAEGEARASQLQREVDRLSQALLKAQESESLLKEKISSLSQNLQEVKLAYGSAQSRLAVLHKSLSATEQDRRHLEESVEETRASSAEAKRSVAALTERVQTLQSELHQSELRREELEAESTNHQEVLRQRTASLAEVQRSLQSVQQERAAAEERLRALQRAVAMLETEKKDAERQALRLEKDKNALRNTLDKVERQKLKSEEGSMRLSAERSRLDRSLNTAEQELQEAQQQILMLQTQLADLEQSQNVCENLARQRDEAQKEADKLRSGFREVERTLGVRERTHRNRIKGLEEQVSTLKEQLQQEMKRRQASLVSTQKS; encoded by the exons ATGAGCGCCGACGAGAGCTCGGACACTGACTCCCACAAGCTGGAGTCGGTGATCCAG aaggtggaggagagtgCTCTGtctgaggagaagaagctgaCAGTCCGAGGTCCTTCACCGGATGGCCCCCCTACAAGCCTGCCAGCTCGGGTCCGGGAGATAGTCACTAAGAATCTCAGCCAAAGCT CCGGACCGATGTCTTCGGTCATGTCCCTCCAAGAGGAGAACCGTCTGCTGCATGGAGAGCTGGCCAAACTGGAGGACCTGCTGGCCCACAGCAGAGCAGACCGCGACCAGCTCGCCATCAAGTACAGCGCCATAAGTGAACGA CTGGAGCAGACACTGTGCTTTGATATGGGAGAAGGGGACCAGGACTCAGCCGAGTCACGTGGTCTCACTGAACAAAACTTAAATCTTCGCCGCCGACTTGACGAGGAGCAGGCCACCTACAAACGGAAACTCACAGCTTATCAGGAGGGCCAGCAGAGACAAGCTCTCCTTGTCCAGAAGTTGCAAGCCAAG GTAATTCAGTACAAAAACAAGTGCGGTGACCTGGAGAAGATGCTGCAGAAGTCGGAGAATACTGAGGTACACAAGCAGAGC GATCAGGGTGATGGAACACAACAGAGTGAATCGACTATGAAAAACTCTCTGGAAGATGCTGTGATCCGCctggaggaagagcagcaaAG GAGCAGCAGTCTCTCTGCGGTGAACGCAATGCTGAGGGAACAGTTGGAGCAGGCGGGTTTGGCCAACGAGGCCCTGAGCCAGGACATCCGCAGGCTCACTGCTGACTGGACCAAAGccagggaggagctggagcagaaggagtccgattggaggaaagaagaagag TCTTTTAACAGTTACTTCAGCAGCGAGCACGGTCGACTCCTCGCCCTGTGGAGGCAGGTGGTCGGTTTTCGGAGGCATGTCTGCGAGCTGAAGAGCGCCACCGAGAG GGACTTGTCAGATATGCGAAATGAACTGGCTCGGACGTCCCACTCGGCTCAGCTCTCCTGTGCAGGTCTGTGCGCTTCGCTGCACAGCAGGGAAGGTGGAGCGGCtctggagagggagagagagaaatctCTGCGGGTTCAAATGGAGCAACAGTTGAGAGAGCGAGTCACGGAGATGATGAATCTGCAGACCAGAACTGATGCTGAGAGGAGCGAGCTGAACGTCAG GTTGTCTGATTCTGTGCGAGAGGTGGAGCGACTAAAGGGCAGAgttgaggagagagacagagagattaTCCTGCTGACAAGACGGCTTGAG GAGCAGAGTGGCAATGATGAGAGCGACCTGCAGCTGATGAGATCTCActcggagctgctgctggacacgcTGCGGGACATCGCTCAG ACACTTGTATCGGACGGTGAGTCTTCTTCAGAGGCGGACCAGGACACCTCCGCGGCTCCTCTCATGCTCTTGCTCCGTGGCTCCTCCCCACGTCGCTCATCCCCCCAGAGGAGGGCGTCGGCGTCCCTACCTGCTCTCCCGGAGACGGCGCTGTCAGCTGTGCGCTCAGCAGTGGCGAACAAgacgctgcagctgcag GATGTTCGGGGTCGACTGCTCTCCACCCAGTCTACATTACAACAGCTAAGAAAACAGCTCACCGAGATGGAGTCACTCAAAAGGGAGGCAGAACAACAAAGTCAGTCACTGCAGAGAGAGCGAGATGTTGCTCAGAGAGAGCGGGAAACTCTTCTGAGGGAGAGGGATCGAGTGAAGCAGGACAGAGACTCCTTTGCCAG CGAGAAGATGAACTTGGAGAAGAACTTGCAGGCGACTCAGAGCACCTATCAGATCTTACAGATGGACTGTGAGAAGCTTCAGTCAGTCGTGAAGACCGCTCAGAGAGAGCGAGATCacgagaaggaggagaaggaggccgTCGTTCACGAACGGGATCGCGCCAGAGCAGAGACACAGAGGAT TCAGAAACAGTTGGAGCAAAGCGAGAACCGCGTTTCTCTTCAGCGCGGTGAACTGTCTTCAATGAGGGAGAGtcaccagcaggtggaggaggagagacagctgctggagaaggagaagacccAACTGTCTGAGTCACTCACCAGG GCTGAGAGCAGGAACTCGGAGCTCTCCCTGCTGGTGACCAAGCTGCAGTCTGAGGAGGCAGCTCTCAGAGACTCTCTGGCCAAGATGGGTGGCATGAACGAGAGCCTGGCTCAGGACAAGGTTGACCTGAACACCTACATCCTCCAG CTGGAGGACGAGAGGAGTCTGCTGCGGACGCAGAGACGGGAGGCGGAGCAGGAAAAGCTGACCATCCGAGACGAGCTGGTCCGACTGGAGCAGGACCGGATGGAGCTGGAATCTGCCCGCATCGCTCTGCACCAATCACTGCAGGACGCTGAGCTGACGCGGGCCGGGATGGAGGCGGAGCTCCAGATGCTACGATCGGAACGACTTAAACTGCAAGAGCGAGTGACTCAG CTCTGCAGCGAGGTGACCTCCCTAGGTTCAGAAGTAAGTTTTGCGAGAGGAGAAGGACAGCGCAATGAAATGGCTCTGGAGGAGGCGGGGCGGGGCCAGGCAGAACTTGCCCGAGCCAAAGCAGCTCTGGTGGTTCAGCTGACCGCGTCCGAGAGGGAAAACGCCGTACTCTCTGAAGAGCTTTCCGCCTTCAG GTCGGAGCGTGAGTCCCTCGAAACCAGTCTGTTtgaggtgcagcagcagcttgtccTGGTGGAATCCCGACGAGAGCAACTGGAAAATGAGAACCAGAACCTACGGCTCCGCTGTGAGACTGCCACCG CTGAAGTGAAGCGCGCCCGCTCGGACACCGAGCACTTGTTGGCTCAGACTGAGAAAGAGAAACAAGCTCTGACTCAGACTCTCAATGCGGCACAGCTGGAGATCCGACAGGCTTTAGACAAGGTCAAATCAGAACaccaggaggaggtggagaagctgATCTCAGAGAAG GAGGCCCTGCGGCAAGACCTGCTGTCGGCTCATGACTCTGAGCTGAGGACGATGAGACTGGAGATGGAGGAGCACCTTCAGAGGgcacagagggacagagaggagctgcagagtgAACTGAGGACCCTGACCCACAACAGAGatcagtgtctgctgcaggcaGAGACGGAGAAACAACAG GCTCTGTCTCTGAAGGAGGCTGAAAAGGCTGCGCTGTCGGACCGAGTGTCTGCTCTGCAGGCTGAACTGGCCACGGTGACCTTGGAGGCAGAGCGGATTTCCAGGGAGGCTGCTCTTTCTAAAAACCAAGAAGAG atCAGGGTGGAGTCTGTGAGCCGTGAGCTGCTGGAGCTTCGCTCCCAACTGCAGGACACCAACGCGCTCTATGAACGGGAGCTCCAGAGTCTGAGAGAGACCTGTGCTGATCTGCAGACTCGAGCTGATGTTTCCCAGAAAGAG CTGGATCAGTGCAGAGCTTCTCTCTCGGCCAGCGAGGCGAGTCGGGATCATCTGCGGCGAGAGATGATGGACGTGGAGCACCGACTGGCCCAAACCGAGGACACGGCTGAGACCCGCAGACGGGAGACATCAGATCTGCGGCGCAGCGTGAATGACACCTCCAAGGAGAGAGACGCTCTCAGCCAGTCCAACAGTCAGCTGAGAGAAGCTCTGCGCGGTGCGGAGTCTGAGAGAATCAG TTTGAGGCGACAAtgtgaggagaaggagcagaagcTCACTGTCCTGGAGGAGAATTTGTCCTCTTCTCAGAAGGAGGTGACGGAGCTGCGCAGCTgcctgagggaggtggagaggtCACGACTGGAAGCTCGGCGCGAGCTGCAGGAGCTTCGCCGGCAG CTGAAGGTCTTGGATGGAGAGAAGGAGCAGAAAAGGAGGGAGGTGGCAGAGCTGGAGACTCGAATGtcactggaggagcagagagaggaggagagaggcaaGGAAATGTACAACCTCAAACAGAAGTTAAAAGAAGCTGAAGCAGCTCGGGATTCGTTGAAGAAGGAG TTGTCACACACCCAAAAGCGCCTGCTGGAGTCTGAGTCGTGCTGGAGAAGCTGTGAGAGAGAGCTGACCGCTCAGCTCCAGGAGGCCCGAGGGTGCGAGAAGAAGCTGCAAGACGAAGCCAAGAACCTGGCACTGCGAGCGCAAACGGCCCAGGACTCTGCTGGTCACTCAAGCCTGCAGCTGAGTGAAGCCCAGGGACGTCTGGCCGCCACAGAAGCTGAGCTGACTCGAGCCGAGGCTGCCAAGAGGGATCTGGAGTTTcgtctgagcagcctgcagtCGGCTCTCACCCGGACTCTGGGCATTGGTGCCGGAGGAAGAGGTGTCAGGGGGCGGAGCCCTGGTGGAAGCCCGTCATCGCCAGTCAACATGTCCCGCCATCACAGCGTCTCTCCACTGCGCTCCTCTCTGTCACCACCTAAAG AATTCCGTGTGAGCACACCTGAGAACACTTTAGGGTCTGCTGGAGCGTCGCCAGATCGCGGGGAGACTCCAGTGGGGCTCACTCAGTCGGACCTGGAGCCTGAAACTCTGCGGAGCGGTCTGAGAGACTTCCTCCAGGAGCTCCGGGACGCACAGCGAGAGCGG GACGGTGCTCTGTGCCAGCTCAGCGCTCTGCAGCgagagatggaggagctgagagCTGACAAAGAATCTGCCCAGAATCGACTTTCTCATCTTCAAAAAACAGTGCAGGATCACCAAGAAG CCAAGCGTGGGCTGGATGAGCGTCTGACAAGCACGCAGATTCTCCTGCATCAGCAAGAGGAGGCCGTGAGGCGAGCGGACCGGGAGCGGAGAACGCTGAGTGACCGAGTCAAGGATCTGGAGCGAATGCTGCAGTCCACCGAGATGgataaaaaacaaactcag GATCTGCTCAACAAACAACGGGCAGCTGAAGCTCgtctggaaacagagaggaggagactTCGGGAGGCGCTCGAGGCTGCCGAAACTCGAGCCACAAGAGTGGAGCTGGGCCGGCGCAGTCTGGAGGGCGAGCTGCAGAGACTCAGACTGAGTGTGGGAGACCGGGAGGCGGAGAGCCAGGCGTCCCATGATCGGCAAGACTCCCTGCTCAAACAG GCGGCAGAAGGGGAAGCCAGGGCGTCACAGCTGCAGCGGGAGGTGGACCGTCTGAGCCAGGCTCTGCTCAAAGCTCAGGAGAGCGAGTCACTACTGAAGGAGAAGATAAGCTCTCTCAGTCAGAACCTCCAGGAGGTGAAACTGGCGTACGGCAGCGCTCAGAGTCGCCTGGCTGTGCTGCATAAGTCACTGAGCGCCACTGAACAAGACAGACGCCACCTAGAG GAAAGcgtggaggaaaccagagcgtcATCTGCTGAGGCCAAGAGAAGCGTGGCAGCCCTCACTGAGCGTGTGCAGACTCTGCAGAGTGAGCTGCACCAGAGTGAACTGAgacgggaagagctggaggcagAATCCACCAACCATCAGGAG GTGCTGCGGCAGCGCACGGCCAGTCTAGCTGAGGTTCAGAGAAGCCTCCAGTCTGTGCAGCAGGAGCGGGCGGCCGCCGAGGAGCGTCTGCGTGCGCTGCAGAGGGCCGTGGCCATGCTGGAGACGGAGAAGAAAGATGCAGAGCGACAGGCGCTCAGGCTGGAGAAGGACAAAAATGCCCTGAGGAACACGCTGGACAAG GTGGAGCGTCAGAAGCTGAAGAGCGAAGAGGGCAGCATGCGTCTGTCAGCAGAGAGAAGCCGTTTGGACCGCTCTCTGAACACGGCtgagcaggagctgcaggaggcccAGCAGCAGATCCTCATGCTCCAG ACCCAGCTGGCCGACCTGGAGCAGTCCCAGAATGTATGTGAGAATCTGGCGAGGCAGCGAGACGAGGCTCAGAAAGAGGCTGACAAGCTGAGGAGCGGCTTCAGGGAGGTGGAGAGAACTCTGGGAGTGAGGGAGAGAACTCACCGGAACCGCATCAAAGGTCTGGAGGAGCAG GTTTCCACACtgaaggagcagctgcagcaggagatgaagCGACGTCAGGCGTCTCTAGTGTCGACACAGAAGTCCTGA